A single genomic interval of Desulfovibrio sp. harbors:
- a CDS encoding phosphate-starvation-inducible PsiE family protein — MMENSSSKSLQDKTDDHLMNVLVKLLRYAVRILAVLMVLVIWWGVADVVYVLYSRISSHPHYLLEISDIFATFGAFMAVLIAIEIFVNITSYLRENVIHVKVVLATAFMAVARKVIVLDYNNVSSDYVFATAALVLALAVAYWLAVVKNTSGESPGEL; from the coding sequence ATGATGGAAAACAGCAGTTCAAAATCTCTCCAGGATAAAACGGACGATCACCTGATGAACGTACTTGTTAAATTGCTACGCTATGCAGTGCGCATTTTGGCAGTACTTATGGTCCTGGTGATCTGGTGGGGCGTTGCAGATGTAGTCTACGTTCTATACTCTCGTATTTCATCGCATCCTCATTATTTGCTTGAGATCAGCGATATTTTTGCTACGTTCGGTGCGTTCATGGCCGTGCTGATTGCAATAGAAATTTTCGTAAATATTACAAGTTACTTACGAGAAAACGTCATTCACGTTAAAGTGGTTCTGGCGACAGCTTTCATGGCTGTTGCCCGAAAGGTCATTGTGCTGGATTATAACAATGTCAGTTCAGACTATGTTTTTGCTACCGCTGCACTGGTACTCGCGCTGGCTGTGGCCTATTGGCTGGCCGTGGTCAAAAACACCTCGGGTGAAAGCCCTGGGGAACTCTAA
- a CDS encoding DUF1499 domain-containing protein, with product MLSVLFAACTSGRPDLPAEGEGTFAACPESPNCVSSQATDERHHIAPLGFKGDPQESFDKLKKLLAGRKDTKIITESPTRIVAEFHTLLFVDDGLFLLDPKGQAIHVRSASRIGYWDLGKNRTRIEQIRKEFYEADKT from the coding sequence ATGTTGTCAGTTTTGTTCGCCGCATGCACGTCGGGCCGTCCAGACCTCCCGGCCGAGGGGGAGGGCACATTCGCGGCCTGCCCCGAATCTCCGAACTGCGTATCGAGCCAGGCAACAGACGAACGCCACCACATCGCTCCGCTGGGCTTCAAGGGCGATCCCCAGGAATCATTCGACAAGCTCAAGAAGTTGCTCGCCGGGCGAAAGGACACAAAAATCATAACCGAAAGCCCGACCCGCATCGTGGCTGAATTCCATACGCTTCTTTTCGTGGATGACGGCCTGTTCCTGCTGGACCCGAAAGGGCAGGCCATCCATGTGCGCTCCGCCTCCCGCATAGGGTATTGGGACTTGGGCAAGAACCGCACGCGGATCGAACAAATCCGCAAAGAATTCTATGAGGCTGACAAGACGTAG
- a CDS encoding HDOD domain-containing protein, translated as MSQTETVVSAEPSGSPIFVAKQPIFDRKGQIWGFELLFRGSGKAGEATFVDEDVATSQVLCDGFFLAAPGIEKGKCVLINFPQHMLLSGAAHTLPSDKCIIEILETVEPSPEVIGACQELKKAGFKLALDDFVGQPGYEELIALADIVKVDILGQTPQEVIRIFNTLKPYGCKLLAEKIENRKIFELTRKLGFDYFQGFFFKKPEIIPGKKISSNETSKLKLMQEIGKEDFDFKELAKTISHDVSISYRLLRYVNSAYFGQAKKVESLVQAIMILGQKQIVRWLRVIILSDMDAMGNAQAAALTSVQRARFLELLSESDKHVNMPSESMFFMGIFSMLDVLLGIPMEDVLGGLPLGDDVKDALLGRDDKARFWLELVENFEQANWDRISQMIKEKRLNPWETSLLYIEAMKWTREILGESTREE; from the coding sequence ATGAGCCAGACCGAAACCGTCGTCAGCGCGGAGCCTTCAGGCTCCCCCATCTTCGTGGCCAAGCAGCCCATATTTGACCGTAAGGGCCAGATCTGGGGCTTCGAGCTTCTCTTTCGCGGCTCGGGCAAGGCCGGGGAGGCCACCTTCGTGGACGAGGACGTGGCCACCTCCCAGGTGCTGTGCGACGGGTTCTTCCTGGCCGCGCCCGGCATCGAAAAGGGCAAGTGCGTGCTCATAAACTTCCCGCAGCACATGCTTTTAAGCGGCGCGGCCCACACCCTGCCCTCGGACAAGTGCATCATCGAGATTTTAGAGACCGTGGAGCCGAGCCCAGAGGTCATCGGGGCCTGCCAGGAACTTAAAAAAGCCGGGTTCAAGCTGGCCCTGGACGACTTCGTGGGCCAGCCCGGCTACGAGGAGCTCATAGCCCTGGCGGACATCGTGAAGGTGGACATCCTGGGCCAGACGCCCCAGGAAGTCATACGGATCTTCAACACCTTAAAGCCCTACGGCTGTAAGCTCCTGGCCGAGAAGATCGAGAACCGCAAGATCTTCGAGCTTACCAGAAAGCTCGGCTTCGACTACTTCCAGGGCTTCTTCTTCAAAAAGCCCGAGATAATCCCCGGCAAGAAGATCAGTTCCAACGAGACCTCCAAACTCAAGCTCATGCAGGAGATCGGCAAGGAGGACTTCGATTTCAAGGAACTGGCCAAGACCATCTCCCACGACGTGTCCATAAGCTACCGGCTGCTCCGGTACGTGAACTCCGCCTACTTCGGCCAGGCCAAGAAGGTGGAGTCTTTGGTGCAGGCCATCATGATTTTGGGCCAGAAGCAGATCGTGCGCTGGCTTCGGGTCATCATCCTCTCGGACATGGACGCCATGGGCAACGCCCAGGCCGCGGCCCTCACCTCGGTGCAGCGGGCCAGGTTCCTGGAACTTCTGAGCGAGTCGGACAAGCACGTGAACATGCCCTCGGAGTCCATGTTCTTCATGGGCATCTTCTCCATGCTGGACGTGCTTCTGGGCATCCCCATGGAAGACGTGCTGGGGGGGCTGCCCCTTGGCGACGATGTGAAGGACGCCCTCTTGGGCCGGGACGACAAGGCCCGCTTCTGGCTGGAACTGGTGGAGAACTTCGAGCAGGCCAACTGGGACAGGATAAGCCAGATGATAAAGGAAAAGCGGCTGAACCCCTGGGAAACAAGCCTTCTCTACATTGAAGCCATGAAATGGACCCGGGAGATCCTGGGCGAGTCGACCCGGGAGGAGTGA